The window CtttctgctagcggtgggcttgagctgttacaaacggtatcatagctagacaccgggcggtgtgccagcgaagacgcttgGCCCtaaggagatggattgtgagatcctgcaagaacgaaacatttcttataagggcatggaaacctctccctggtagacgcgttttaaaaccttgagaggaagcctagaagggaaagcccaaaaaggacaatatcttctagcggtgggattgggCTCATACACTTTCAACCCGCAAATTGgttcttttcttgatttgcTGCACTTGGGAGGATTAATACCTTCAAATACAATCACATGCCTCTACTTTTGTCCTTGGCCTCAACTGATGTATTTTGCCCTAGGGTTGTTTGCTTCTGGCTTTGGTTAGCTATTCTATTGGTCATCAACCACTATTCTACACAGAAAACTTAAGCCAGGTAGATAATTACATGTATTCTTAACAGTATTCTGCAAGATTTTGACAACTTAGTTTAATGTATTGTTCAATCCTCGCACACTTTCCCATTACAGCATAAGCCCCACATAACAATCGGAGAAAGGAATGGTCCAAATCGGCCACACAGAAACTAGAATCAGaatctattttcttcatcCACAGTACCTAGTGAACAATCTGAAAAAGAATCCTCCCCCAGATTTCATCTACTACTTTGTACATTCCATATACCAATTTCCAATAAAGAATGGGGCGTACCTGTCGACGCAGACGAGGCCGGCACGGATTTGAACCCTTGAACGGAGTTTGGTTCAAGTGAAGTGAGAGATTGATAGGTTCAGAAATCACCGCTCTCCCCacattggtatgatattgtttactttgagcTAAGCTCTCGTAACTTTCGGCTTTCTAAAAAGCCTCTTATACACCCataatcattttctaaattagccgatatgGGACttctcttaatcgaggctcgacttctttctcttctgaattccttgttcgacatttgaggatttacccaTCTATTggcatggctaagtttagggcatgccTCTAATACcttgttagaaatcacggcTATCCAAAACggtatatgatattgtccattttgagtataagctctcatggcggctttgctttgggcctCATATGAATGGAgaaagtattatttgattatatacccatgatcattccctaaattagcggatgtgTGATTTTCATGAATAATCCCcgtaatttaataaaatttaatatttttatgatttaaatttcataatttttaattaatcacatatttttataaaataaaataaaattttattaaactttatttatcaataattttattaaacaaagattattaaaaaaaacatcaaattttcaaaataatattacataagaaattataattttaataacatttatattaaaaaaaaaaaattaatattgattattattattattatttatagagGAAATGATCTGCAGGGTGGCTCGACGTTGCAGAAGAGTTTTTGTGTGAAAGCTCTGCAAAAATGGCGGCTCATCCCATTAAGATCTTGTATCTCTTTCCCGCCTTATTCTTACCTCTCTTCGCCGTCTGCGAAATCGCTTCGTTCGCTCGTCCAAGTAACGATGGATTGGTCGATGATTTGCTGGAAATCAAGCTCAGGATCTCTCGCTTAGGTGCATATTGTTTACTGTTTTCATTTCACATGACATTGAGAGGTTTTTAATTCTTCATATGATTTAGCTAATTCTAGTGTCTGTTAGTCTAGACTTCTGGCGTTGAATTAATTACGTAAGTTTTCTGTGGTGTCGCTATCTTGTACTTAATAAAATCGAATGCAGAATCCGTTCTGGAGGGAAGCAAGCAAAATTTAACCGAGAAAGGCAATGAAATTGTGGCGCAGGAAAGGTTAATTGAGGCTATGTCTCATAAGATTCAATACTTGGAGTCTGCTCTATTTGATATGAAGGTTTGATTCGTGTATTATAATCAAGAACATGTTGCTTCACCTTTGTGTGCATTTTCAGAGATTCATTCCGTCTCTTgctttttgatatttttcgtACATCAGAATATGATTGATGTGTTCATTTACAGACTTTGGAGTGGGCTATTAGCCATTCATACGTCCGAATTTACTGAATGATTGCAAAATATTGTCTGATTATAGGTTAAGTTTTCTATTTCAATAATTGCTTGTCAATAGGGAGAAAATTTACAGTCGGACATCACCTGAATGCTTTAATTCTTTGAGGAAATGTCGAAATTTAGTATTGAAACTGATATTAGTTTAGTTGATTGGCAGAGGAAGACATTAAGTCATGATGAAAGGATTGCTGCTCTGGAGGATGAGGTTTCTGTCTACTTTTTgctgtttaattttttatttgaatagtTGCATCGGTAGATTTTCTGGTCCAGGAAACAGTCGATTGATCCGTATAGTTGGCTTGGGCATGTTAGGTACGACTTCTCTGGGCTGTATTAAGAAAGAACAACTTTGATATTCATCTTTTGAAAGTCAAGGCACATGAAGCTGAGGAAAAACTTGAAGAGGTTACCTCACAAGTTGAGAAGGTATAAATTTCTGACTTGATAAAAGACTAGggggttttttaattttcatagcAGACATCGTTTGAATGTTTCGTGCAACATGCTCACATATTTGTTATGGAAAATGTATAAAACTAAGacgaatattttattattgctTTTCATGTTTATGTGACACAATGTatatcgtttttttttttttttttttggcctGTACACTGTGGTATCTAGTAGTTCTCTGTCATGTAATGATAATTATAGATTTAGCCAGACACTTTCGTTTGGCTAGCGTGTCCTTGTCTGATACGAGTTGGCACTTGGACACTCCAACACTTTTTTGGATACATCTTAGACACTTATTAGCACAAAAGATGTATTAGACACTAGTTATACAAAGCCAATATAGGTCAACATTTATTAGACACGTATCAGACTCTGGTTAACTATACTATTTAGTTTGAGAGTGAAATACATCAAACTCATATTTTTCAGCATATAAATTTGTGGACTTTGAATTTCCTTGTGTAGAAATGAATTGTCCTTGCCATGTCCGTGtgctaaattttaaaaaataacgtGCCAATTTGTATGCATGCTTCTCaataagaaatgagaaatCCTTCGACATCCTacatttttgaagtttttcatgttttccttccatttattGTTCATGATTTACCTATCGGAAGAAATGCGGGGGATGCACTTGTTCATGTTCTGGACTCTGATTGAGAATGAGTTCATTTCTCTTTATCATTAACATAtcttctcctcaaccaacttTATCCATGGATAAAATGTCTCTTTATGCAAACATTCCTTTGTTAGTGTTCTTACTTTGTgaccattttattttccagATGTCTAACATAGTATCTGAACAGTGGATTCATATTCGGCATCTAGAGCAGGCCCTTGAAATAACAAAAGTATGTGTTACGGCAGTGGGATcaatgattgaaaattttattgttgagCTGTTGTGCTGATGTATAAACTAACTTTATTGGCGTGTGACTAGATAAATGCTTTGAAGGTCCGCCAGCAAGTTGCCCTAACCAGATGCACCTTTTTAAAGGTAATTTTTTGACAAGCCTGGTCCAACATTTTCTTGTCATTCACTCTGGCTCACCCGTGCATTATTTGTTGGCTGCACCTTCATTGAGTGCTGCACTATAAGTTATAGCCAATGTTAGAATCAAATAACGTTAACCATTTcagatttttttcaaataatttcacTTGTAAGCTTTAtcaaatgtttaattttgtttatagttGGTCAACACACGTTTTATCAATCAACTTCAGAAGGCCCTACAGACATTGAACTATCATCTGTTCAGCAAAGTGCCTACCTTGAGTTCCATGGTTACAGGAGCCATCCAATACTTCCAAGGAGTCTATGAAGAAGCCAAAAAGTATCACCATGAGGTATGTGTTTGTGAACGGAAAGATTAAAGTTAATCTAATAACTTCTGCAAAGACATGGGAACGAAACCAATGGCCCACCGTATAAttcttttagaattttctaCCTCCATCCCTTGATCTTTGACATTTGTATATCATACGGGAATATAATTGTTTCAGCTGAATATGCATTGCCAATCTCAGCTATATCCCTTCATCGTAATGACTATAAAGTTTGAATATTGATATCTGCAGTTACAAAGACTGATTAAacaagaaatggaaagaaggGACTATGCAGCATATCTTGTAAACAGGGaagttattttctttctgGTAAGCTGCAAAAATCTCGATGCTTCATCTTGAATCTCTTGCATGTTTTTCTGCGTACTTGCATAATCtaatcatgtttttttatggatttttaGGCGTCTGCTATAGTTACCTTCCCAATTTTTGGTGCTTGGATGTTCCTCTCTTCATGGTTTTCCAGGTGAAAGGGTAATCCGTGAGAAAAGAGGGCTAGGTTATACTCGAGTACCTTTTTTTCATGACTATCCTGATAGTTTTGCTTAGCTGGAGATCAATTTTCCAATATTAGATGTGAATTCCTTCATGAACAAGTCTATATATAGTAGCAACTTTTAGCATTcaaatgaaatattcatagTTTGTGTTAAAGgtcatgtttttttgttgcatTACACTTCATATAAATttacatgaaaaagaaaatgctgGATTACAAAACTGATGAGTATAAATTCCACAAAATGCATACGATTTACAATGGGGTaaatgtaacttttttttggttgactATATAGTTGTGGCACCAGAAATTCTCACTCCCAAAAAATTGTTCCAAAACATGCTTAATACAGCAGAGATTTACATTCTAAAAATACTGTTTGTTTCACTATGAAATAAGAATGGTGTTTTGTGGCTGACTATATAGGAATAATATACAAAACACATTTACAGCAGAAAAATAGTTGTATCTACTCACTGCCTAGTTTTCTCTTTATCAGATCATAGAATCCTCCGTCAATATGGTTAACAATGAGTATTTCACTTTGATAGAGATCCGGGCACCTTCAACACAAAGCTTGGCTCCAGTGACCACCCAGTATCCAGGTGAGTTCTCAGGGCCACGCACCATTTCTTTCGTATCGATGACGTTCAACATTTTCATTGCTCTCACAGTCAAAGGCGGACCATCGGGATAAACAGCCGAgttcaattcaatttttggTTGCGCTTCTGGCTGCTGCAGCCCTGTACTAAACCTTGTGCTGATAAAGGTGGATATGAGTCCAGATTTTCGGGATGACGTTGAAGGTCCTTCCCATTCTGATCGACGAATCATTGCTGATGCCACCGTCGAAAACCCAAGCCTCAGGAACAATACCTTTCTCATTCCAATAACCTTAACTTCAAACCAAGCCTTTGTGACGATAGAAGCAGTGTCGTCATCAATTAGTGAACCATTGTACTGCACTGGAGCAGTGCAGACGTGTGAAAATATGCTCCATTTAACTGGTTGGAAGTAGCCCTTCTCCTCTGGCTCGTCAATGGGTCCATAACTCAGATCATCTGAGAGTTGGATAGTCTTGGGAAGAGTTGATAGATGCTGAAGATGAATTGCAAGATGGTcacttttctttccttccagaAACAACCGAACTCCCGTTACTGGACGACTGTTCGAATCAACCTGCAGTTGCAAAATCGTGTTCAATCTCGGCATCGTCATTTTGACAAACCCGTCTTCAAGTCGAAGATTACCTTAGTAGTATTTACATACAGCTTGGGGCCCATCAAAGTGAACTTCAGAGATGGAGAGGCTTGTTTCCTATGCCGAGTAGCGAGAGGAAGATCGGCGTACACCGGTGCCCATTGTCGAGGCAGCTGAAATTCCAGAAACTGCTGAAGCTCCTCAATTGGAGGTTTATCTGCACAAATTTTCAATGATCAAAATCTATCACTAATGGTAAATTCAATGTGAATTAGAACTTGCAGGCTTGAATCTGGTGTCAATATTTTAATGGCTTCTCATGTACTAAGGCAATGCTGATCTCCATATTTCAGTTTCTTATTACAGGTACAGGCAAAGTTTTTAGGACAAAAATTACCCAACACCATTGAAAAATAGGCCACTGGCCATAGATAGACAAAAGTTAACAGCAAGACTGGGATACTTGCATCTTAGGTACAGGTTTACTGCATGGCTTAGAAATCCATTGCCTCGGACGCCATTCAGGAGCGATGTTATGGGCACGAACGACATCGAAATAACATTAGGCGATTGAGATACGGTCGAGAGCCATTGATTATGACTTTGACCAACATCAACGCCTCCCCTCCTAACATAAATTGTCATCAACTCCTGCATCCATTCGATTAAATAAGTCAGTTCTCTATTAGGTAGTATTCTACTCAGAACGATGAATAACTAGATCTCGAGACACTTACATCACCCTTTGAGTGAGTGATAATTGGCGGTTTGATAGAGGCAGCAAATGCATGACGAAGCTGCCATGGCATAGAATATTCATCCTGAAAATTGAAACATAAGATCCTAATTATCGATATAAATACTTCCAAACATGTTCAAAGACAATTGGTATATCTCGTAACAAACTGGAGATTTGCATCACTAACCTCAAACCTTGCCGATACGAACAAAATATAACAAGTTTCAAGGAAAGAACACGAATCTACGGAATGGTGATAGCGATTAATGTTGTTGAGTATGTACCTTAATTTTTGCAGCAGCAGAATTTGACATGAAGCCTCCATTTGCATCTTCAGAAAATCTTTCATCTGCTAATTGCTTCAACTTCTTCTGCACTTCAGCTTGTTCTATGTGGGATTCTCGTAATTGCCTCATAAAAATGACATCTTTTCCTCCCATTTTTACACCCACAACCACATGAGTACCATAGTTCTCAATGAACCTAAAATCAAGTTAGTATCAGTTGGCAGAAACAAAATCAGATGTAACGTGTCAAATGCGCTAACGTTTGTCTAATGACGTTGGAAATACAAACTAAGTCTCGCACGGGCTAAACAAGGGGAAGATCAAGGGTACATAAGCGTGATCAACCTTCCCCATTGCTATGAAATCTTTTCTGGggaaccaaaagcaaaaccacaaAGGCttatgtaacagctcaagtggTGCAATCCGCTTTGGCtcattatgtatcgttgtcagcctcacgatttttaaaacacgtttgctagggagaggtttccacacccttataaggaatgtttcgttcccctccccaactaaagtgggatcttacaatccacccccttggggacccagcgtcctcactggcacaccgccctgTGTTTgtctttgataccatttctaacggttcaagctcactgctagcagatactgtccactttggccgtttacgtatcgtcgtcagcctcacggtttttaaaacgcgtttgctagggagaggtttccacacccttataagaagtgttttgttcccctctccaactgacgtaggatctcacaatccaacccccttGAGGGTACACACCCCTCAGTGTTTGACTCTCATACCATTAGtgacggtccaagcccaccgctaaccgatattatccgcttaggcccgttacgtatcgccgtcaacctcacggctttaaaacacttctactaggaaaaggtttccacaccattataagaaatgtttcgttcccctctccaaccgatgtaagatctcacaccTTATGCCTAACTAACAAGATCATATCATTACTCAAATATGTCAAAGTTGATTCTCCCTAAGAagtgtatttttgaaatggtGTCCCAAACGTGATCATTTTGTCCTTAAATCATTCTGAGGTATCAACAATTATCACTCTATCAACGACAAAAGATTACCACAAAGAACTTCAGAAAAAAATCAGTGCAGATATTCCACTTCAGACagacaaacaaagaaaaaaaaaaccaaaaaaggaaCATACTTAGCAAGCGCAGCAGGGTCCCATGAAGAAGGCACCTCCCGTTTGACTTGCTCAGAGAGAGTTATATGAGATCTTTCCAATTCAATGTTATACAGAGTAATGAAACAGCCATCAAATCCAAGACTTTTGGAGGAACCTGCATCGTTCTGCCAGCAACCCTTTAATCCAAACATACTGTTGAAAAACGCCGACGGAATTTTCCCCGACAAGGACAATTGCTGATTAAACAGCTCCGACATCTGTTTTCCAcccaaaaaaacataaaccCAGTTCGATTATCAAGCCAAGATAGCAAATTTACCTGAAATTAAACTGACCCAGATGAAAAAAATCGAGAATTCTGAGCTAAAAACGCTAAAGATCGGTTTTGAACTTGACCTGATTGAAGGAGATGACATCCGACCGGAATCTAGTACGCTCGCCTTTATCGCACTTGATCGAATTCGAGACATTAGGGACGACAACACCGGCAGGGAGTACGAGGTCTTTGGTTCGTGTCAAATCGATGTCGATCAATTTCGACCCGGATGGACCCGGCTTGCAAGACGATAATCGCAAGTCGTTACAGAGATCGAACCCAAATCCGATGACGGAAACCGCTTTCTCCGCCGCCGACTGAGGATCGAACCGGTTGACGTTGAAAGACATTGCtccgatgaagaagaaggcgaTTCAAAAGGGTCCGACGGAGAAAAACTGAAAATGTTTGGTGGGTTTTGGGGGTTGATGTTTTCAAAGGCTTTTGCAGAGTTTAGAATTCCAAGTTTTGACcgaaaaattagaaaagaaaagaaagagaagcggTGGGAGAGGCACTAATGAATTGTTtaattggaagaagaagaagaagaagaagaagtctGAGTTATAACCAAACATTGACTTCCGACAGTAATTATTGGGACAgaggaagaaacagagtggGTGGCTGAACATGGCGGCGGTTGCTGTCAATACGCGTACGGCCTCCACCATGTTTTCGAAGGACTTTGACTGTTCGGCTTCTCTGTAAATTTCTTCACCATTTACAAGTCAAACCCCAATCCGATAAATCGGCAAAAATCGGTAAAAAATCGGTAAAAATCGGGAAATCTTTACCAATCCCACTTCATATCTGATCTTGAAACTTAGATGGTTGTTCATTGTTCATCTTCGGTGTGCTGcatttcatctttcattttctaagtAACGGTCAACAAATTAGAATAAGTTTATCATTTTTGTTGATGGGAGAAATCTTTTTCCGACCCTTCGAAGtaaatttggttaaattgAGGTGACAATTTGTCGAGGTTGTTTATGTTAGATCCCACAATCTCAAGTTGGTTTaagaggagaacggaacacctttataagggtgtgaaaacgagtggaaacttttcccctggcagacatgttttaaaaaccttgaaggaaaactcaaaagaggaagcccaaagaggacaatatctactagtggcggggcttgggccgttataaatggtatcagagctagacgtCGAGCGATGTGCTATCGAGGATGTTGTTCCCCCGgagatggtgtgccagtaaggacgttggcccagaagggggtggatttggtggggtcccatatcgattagagaaaggaacgagttctagcgagaacgttgggtccagaaggggatggattgtgagattctacaatttcacattagttggagaggagaacgaaacaccctttataagggtgtggaaacctttctctagcagacgcgttttaaaaaactgaggtggtgtgctagtaaggacactgggccccggATGAGGGTGGATTtagtgggggtcccacatcgatttgagaaagaaacaagtgctaatgaggacgttgggccttgaACGGGGtggagggggtggattgtgagatcccacaatcccacgttgattcgggaggagaaggaaacaccatttataaaggtgtggaaactgagggaaaacccaaagagagaGGACTAAATCCTAGTCGGGTTCTCttttgagaatattttttcGTAAATAGTTaacgttttaatttttattataatgtttgGAACAAATTTAtccttattatttttagtttctttttaagaaaccttaaaattaaaattaattttaaaaaaaaaaaattagtatagCTTTGTGGAATGGgcactatagatatatatcATAGTCTTTGACCTATATTaatgacaacaaaattaatttaataatttaaaataaataagaattagGTGGAAATTATCAAAGGAAGAGTGCACGCAAAGGAATCTAAGTGTcctctaatttaaaattcattttgagaaacataaaatttgatgtgacaaaaacattaatttaagAATCTTAGGTTATATTATATGTTATATGATCCTATACGATCTCGGGTCGGGTCCCCTTTTGAATGTAGTTCCAAAAAAGAGTCAACGAAACCCTAAAATGGTTATATACTACTCTTCTTTAAATCTAAGACAGTAAACTCTTTCTTAGACGGATTTGAACCCACCTAACACCTATTGGTCGAGGTTGACCAATACGTGTTTTTCGAGGCCAACCAAGCTAAATTAGCTGCAAGATAGCTCGAACTAAAAGAACCccatgataaaataataaagagtgAGGAAGACTAGCTCTTTGGCCTAATAGAAAATCGGAGGTCAACTAAAGTGTGACAAGCAAAATTGGTAGAGTCAGATCCAAGGATTCTTGACGAGAGATGAAGACAACGCCATGACCATACCTCGACTACAAAACTCAGGTAGTTCGATACAATGAACTTTGAAACATGATGCATGAACTTTGTTTGGTTGATATAACTCGATGGGACGTAATTGAATTTCGAGCATGTTTGAGTCAAACCAAGTCATCTAATATGATTTTCCAAACATGATAAGATTTGGTGTCACTTCTCTATCCTTGTCGATGCATGATGAGGACTATTAGGGGTAACTAACTAATCCTAGTAGTGAATCTAATTTGTCTTGATTGATAGGATTCTCACGTGCACTGAGAATTTGACCTAGGTTGCTCTCGACATGGTAGTATCTCGAGAATAGAACTTGACTAGATCTGATTATGCAAGCATCGAGCATGAAAACAAACAAGAGGTTCTCCAACAAACCCCCTAAGTTGTAAACCAACCGACAGGATGAGCAAGTGACCATATGAATACTTAGTACCGACAAGATAAACTGAGATGAGCCGAGTGATCCGAGTGATGGTGCATCACAATCAAAAGAGGCCCCAATTGGGCTAGCCACAATAACCCATCAAAAAGGCCCACACAAAACTCAAATGGTTAGTCCATGTCCggtaatttattcaaaattttttttttttttttttttctattagttCTTAAAacatccatttatttatttttttaaatattaagatttatcactaaatttcaataaatattttttaaaattagcttcaaaatagttaaaaattatttttaagaatattagagaataagtaataaaaaaataattataaaattaaataaatataaaataaatatatgtatataaatttgtattgcaagcaaaaatatatatatataaaaattaaaatttttaaaataaattcgCATTGTTCGGTTAACCCAATTTACTTTCAGATGAACCTATGAACCGaaccaatccaatccaactcaaacgatatgggttgggttagattgattaggttttttttttttttaacaccctcgtaataaaatagaaattaatatttacaaaaattattatttttagtcacatcaaagaattaattatttattataattaaaaaagaaaaaaaagattttattcaAAGTTTCACACACAATATTATGTCTTTCTTGgttgtttcataaatttaaattaattaattaatttggtctatttatttatttatttcactcgctttctttttttttatgtctaATTTTCTGGTAGTCAACGGCCTCTTTCACGTGTTTGACTATTTGCTCTCATGCAAATGTGAACGcccaattaattttattttcatttcagaatataaaatataatttaaaattattttgttttttttgtctcCAAATATCTGTACTTGCGGCCGCcgaaaaaaatacaataaaattattaaatggacaaaaaaaaaaaattaagcttcCTTTCCTAATTTAGAGATTCAAACCCTTTTAtcacaatttaaataaaaaaaattatctaaagaaataatatttaaaaatcaaatgtcTTTATAGATATTAccagaaaataattttactcataattctattttaatttaatttttattcatgtaacttaaattttagatttttttaatttatttggtaataaatcttaataattatccttttaataaaattataaatatttaatctcatttaagtttaaaaaattatattttaaaaccaatggataattttaattaattcgcatcttatttattgaattatacgtgttaaatatttttattggttcgaaaataaatttaaattagatttgaagtattaaaaaaacaatagatatcaaaattaatattaagaaaaaaatgttatgaattaaaaattttaaagagaaaattaataataataaaagatagaGCGATGATTAGGAAATATGAAGCGTGTGTACGATTAAAGGTTTTAGGTTGCATAAAAGTCAATGTGGCCgtcaatattataaaaatattatttttaaatattcaattttaattttttaaatttaattaacccacgttaaaattattattattattttttaattcattattaaaattatatgatcGTAATCTAGATTTTAGACTTGATATTCTCGACATTTTTAACATCTCTTGTGATATGGTTACGTTATTTActtcttatttttaagaatgaaaattattcTCACGAACAATTACAAGTATTTTAGtagaattattataaattaaaaattgataattgaaaaataaaaccaaaataataatgaagtaCAAAGGACATGAAGGGCtatttcaaggttttaaaaagataaattaaaaaataataataataaataaataaattggtaCGTGTGAAAACTGAAATGTGAGACATTAATGGGGCGGCTCTGTCTGGCTGCtttgtttccattttctaAACGTGTGGCCATTATGCATCTTCCTCCGACACacctttttcttattaatacagcttttctcatttttattttattttataataataataataataataaaatcaaataccaCGTAAACTATCCCGAGCACACAAATCGGTAAGTCTCGCTGTGGCTTACGTCGTTCCACTGTGCTACTTGTTGGataatgaaagtcccacgtcggctaatttaaggaatgatcatgagttattaaacaaaaaatactccCTCTATTGGTGTGAGACATTTtgaagccatgagagcttatgttcaaagNatatatatatatatatagtaaaaaacaaaatattatgaGAAAGTGACAAGATAATCTAAACAAAAGCTAGGCATGAAAACGTGTGAAAATTCANTTGTTGGataatgaaagtcccacgtcggctaatttaaggaatgatcatgagttattaaacaaaaaatactccCTCTATTGGTGTGAGACATTTtgaagccatgagagcttatgttcaaagtgacaatatcataccattgtggagagtcgtgttcatctaacactaCTCACCgacagaaaaagaaatgtgcTCCTTATTAGTATAGATAATAGCTTTCatttaagtatttcttaattatCATNaaaaaaaaaaaaaaaaaa is drawn from Cucurbita pepo subsp. pepo cultivar mu-cu-16 chromosome LG09, ASM280686v2, whole genome shotgun sequence and contains these coding sequences:
- the LOC111802656 gene encoding MACPF domain-containing protein NSL1 encodes the protein MSFNVNRFDPQSAAEKAVSVIGFGFDLCNDLRLSSCKPGPSGSKLIDIDLTRTKDLVLPAGVVVPNVSNSIKCDKGERTRFRSDVISFNQMSELFNQQLSLSGKIPSAFFNSMFGLKGCWQNDAGSSKSLGFDGCFITLYNIELERSHITLSEQVKREVPSSWDPAALAKFIENYGTHVVVGVKMGGKDVIFMRQLRESHIEQAEVQKKLKQLADERFSEDANGGFMSNSAAAKIKDEYSMPWQLRHAFAASIKPPIITHSKGDELMTIYVRRGGVDVGQSHNQWLSTVSQSPNVISMSFVPITSLLNGVRGNGFLSHAVNLYLRYKPPIEELQQFLEFQLPRQWAPVYADLPLATRHRKQASPSLKFTLMGPKLYVNTTKVDSNSRPVTGVRLFLEGKKSDHLAIHLQHLSTLPKTIQLSDDLSYGPIDEPEEKGYFQPVKWSIFSHVCTAPVQYNGSLIDDDTASIVTKAWFEVKVIGMRKVLFLRLGFSTVASAMIRRSEWEGPSTSSRKSGLISTFISTRFSTGLQQPEAQPKIELNSAVYPDGPPLTVRAMKMLNVIDTKEMVRGPENSPGYWVVTGAKLCVEGARISIKVKYSLLTILTEDSMI
- the LOC111802657 gene encoding uncharacterized protein LOC111802657; protein product: MAAHPIKILYLFPALFLPLFAVCEIASFARPSNDGLVDDLLEIKLRISRLESVLEGSKQNLTEKGNEIVAQERLIEAMSHKIQYLESALFDMKRKTLSHDERIAALEDEVRLLWAVLRKNNFDIHLLKVKAHEAEEKLEEVTSQVEKMSNIVSEQWIHIRHLEQALEITKINALKVRQQVALTRCTFLKLVNTRFINQLQKALQTLNYHLFSKVPTLSSMVTGAIQYFQGVYEEAKKYHHELQRLIKQEMERRDYAAYLVNREVIFFLASAIVTFPIFGAWMFLSSWFSR